From Corvus cornix cornix isolate S_Up_H32 chromosome 17, ASM73873v5, whole genome shotgun sequence, the proteins below share one genomic window:
- the SETX gene encoding probable helicase senataxin, with amino-acid sequence MSTCRWCTQSGAGTTEFLKHYAAQRLSQEDFEGSNDDLCYCLECVVEYHKSREECPRLHEDLWDLETSRLVAHMEKSMNEETGEDDELFLIDENGETRLSGYVGPNFENNLRVPLLEILKYPYLLLHKKVSELCVEVLCRMELSHDSFQVFEKYPGIYLFLVHPNEVIRRWAILTARNLGKVDRDDYYDLEEVLTCLFKVIELGLFENPDIYSSSMFEKGKLILLPAHLYDTANYKNYWLGICMLLSVLEEQAMDSLLLGPEKQNDFMQSILHTMEKEAADDSTDPFWPALHCFMVILDQLGSKVWGQLIDPVQAFQTIINSVSYNNEIKNIRSSFRRTKSEPESDYGDDMISCSQIVYNYNTEKPQKDTGWKAAICPEYCPNMYEDMQTLANMLQSDIGRDMRVHHSTFLWFIPFVQSLMDLKDLGVAYIVEVIHYLCSEIKDILIERIQQCDKISEFFLLILVSIVELHRSKKCLHLLWISSQEWVEAVVRCATLPSRAFTRCSEKAPGLCAKGSGAGLFQAPNSVQHACVQLIRSLLKEGYQIGQHALCKQYLDKLNLLLRGNRAVGWQLSSQETQELQTCLKQVIRSINGKALSTSLAGGSSSNSTALPTISIKHERNACDDGYKMSGHEREDLYSPFVMSKEGRDCQENPFHRRRNAWEEECRDASRSSTACTSTEGLLMHIKKEPDNLTAQECIFPQNSLATKEGGKVQENRNYDLVAGKCNADDQCFNSNAQHSDFRRGRELEIKHEAEPRTPPHLSAQTHLDSLSSRNCKSMQETSVNSVFQSTLVPTKQISKEASLDSSNSRNEPGVQGKEDDSTLLLGRNDASPKKVSTEEKSASSLMSFFRKNSNMQTSNQEQPNLKDLDKYDCKNQISETCRDKISAYGYFPFSSENKRDMIRPLSVKRESSDRLFEFSEYFKRENSSVGNKEEDSVKTVSKDDAISDSQVDRELSKLSLAAYAKSVNFSVVSSQESSACHNVSDIRRKVKGTVRSSNEGQSTRCPCGADGPNNQVIVISDSSDEEKSVSDKEETKTKNENVCAEQSSASSSISDSGTKRESKSPGSPMLLDDCDSQYFEFETEAEVFSAWQDTQAYAVETTQEYKQDHVKPAAERSNSDEFQNSNLDLWGYDLDYLSDDTMEEAASSIEKQTEDISHQKVVDDTKEATNSTLQESVSKEDAKGQLEKCVDKGTAKGFTLDSKLPEPRASTSPRSLASKLALKKNSTSPQKATAKCKSAPAVQRSPKKPPVVKTAKNKTPLQSMPERSQPGRSMPAVVPPRKVRQSPAPASTVEKLGLKKGPRKAFDLSQPSLESLALLRSHGKAAGRIGVAQKKKTQQIEAQRLSVKHNKKLLICQDLRYSREARSKRSAKTSAGSLESRNKVTKAGAKPVEQKPQSFELASLKESAENQREKKREETACPSASERKLESLSMEEVASASKMPRSSDWNRKWEGNSVVVPPVPMDSSLSSTALGDDKNESSGKGCTVLPECEVKTSKQNGCKSDESSDEGDDNLFLTQLDPVDMELCSQEESVQDAAVSSKTPEEMDVDETLQQNEPSAVRKCSYKDCMEKVEEPGEYCSKHKATSPGADHVFAKPSLLPPKIRKPSTTKIFSSASSSRNAAFSKDLEDVRKLPPPSKSKVNAAKPVVVRPPLYPKPAPPGNPTCKSPSFSNVPQALSTNNVLQSQNRRYDNASNISRGPGRETYSSFLGAQQRDYSIFVNQVLKWTYEMFANFSHFGTPKNLLQSVVASVPVRFQGYNDYFNTFFPLMMLNAFETLAQEWVENQKVREKSYCFYLQSFSADMNTAHFTAHLRESDLARQLHPKEDDLILLVVHKEKDTFGEESGMENHKVNHVGLVTRFSRPSGYANRQKEQQTACHLTVQTRGNLSFFIHKQVKCVVVGSLVTTHRKFKGLLLLSRSPLAKPIIDPSYNDFCPRDLPVASGSAASCMNEYNEDQKRAIETAYAMVKQHPGLPKICLIHGPPGTGKSKTIVGLLSRVLRENTRNEKTAREKNSKIKPNRFLVCAPSNAALDELMKKIIIAFKEKCQNKQEPLGNCGDIKLVRLGAEKSINSEVRGFSLDKQVEHRMKRKPGDCDQDIQKKKEALDQKLDMLSRERAMHRCEKRESQMLNDEIGRLAKERQQLASQLKEVRVHSQKVQADIILESDIVCCTLSTSGGSLLESAFSRKGLDPFSCVIVDEAGQSCEVETLIPLIHRCNKLVLVGDPKQLPPTVKSLKAQQYGYDQSLMARLQRHLEEQVQRDVLRSLPVVQLTVQYRMHPDICLFPSNYVYGRTLKTAKAIEENRCSSDWPFQPYLIFDVADGREERDNDSYSNPREVKLVMELIRTIKEKRKDLGVRRIGIITPYSAQKKKIQEQLESVFKNNSPGEVDTVDAFQGREKDCIIVSCVRANSSEGSTVACVLANSTKGSIGFLASLQRLNVTITRARFSLFILGRLQTLMEDKNWNNLIQDAQKRGAIIRTTEKNYKKEALRILKLRPPGQLPAVPGGTISSVAQAGSSSGKRSEPGNSGNSPRELAAGPGHAVPQGSRGPTQPPGTPSADSRRENAPAPSWASAADSRRGNVPASSGAAAADSRRGNVPASSGAAAADSRRGNVPASSGAAAADSRRGNVPASSGAAAADSRRGNVPASSGAAAADSRRGNVPASSGGCSCRIPGGEMSLHPQGLQL; translated from the exons ATGAGCACATGCCGATGGTGCACACAGAGTGGTGCTGGCACCACCGAGTTCCTGAAGCACTATGCTGCTCAAAGACTGTCCCAGGAAGATTTTGAAGGATCCAATGATGACCTCTGTTACTGCCTGGAGTGTGTGGTTGAATACCACAAATCGAGGGAAGAATGTCCAAGGTTGCATGAG GACTTGTGGGACTTGGAAACCTCCCGCCTTGTTGCCCACATGGAGAAATCCATGAATGAAGAAACAGGAGAAGATGATGAGTTGTTTCTGATAGATGAGAATGGGGAGACACGTCTGTCTGGATATGTGGGCCCAAATTTTGAGAACAACCTGCGAGTGCCCCTgctggaaatactgaaatatcCCTATCTGCTGCTGCATAAGAAAGTCA GTGAGCTGTGTGTAGAAGTGCTCTGTAGAATGGAACTAAGCCACGACTCCTTTCAGGTCTTTGAGAAATACCCAGGAATCTATCTCTTTTTGGTACACCCAAATGAGGTG ATTCGTCGATGGGCCATCCTAACAGCAAGAAATTTAGGGAAGGTTGATAGGGATGATTACTATGACTTAGAGGAAGTGCTGACTTGTTTGTTCAAAGTTATTGAGTTGGGACTTTTTGAGAATCCAGATATTTACAGCTCTTCAATGTTTGAAAAGGGTAAACTCATCCTTCTGCCAGCTCATTTGTATGATACAGCCAACTACAAGAACTATTGGCTGG ggATCTGCATGTTGCTGTCAGTGCTGGAAGAACAAGCCATGGATTCTTTGTTACTGGgccctgaaaaacaaaatgatttCATGCAGTCTATACTTCACACTAtggagaaagaagcagctg ACGATTCCACTGACCCCTTCTGGCCTGCCCTGCATTGTTTCATGGTTATTTTGGATCAGCTCGGATCTAAAGTTTGGGGTCAGCTTATTGATCCTGTCCAAGCCTTTCAAACCATAATAAACAGTGTGAGCTACAACAATGAAATCAAAAATATTCGCAGTAGCTTTAGGAG gACAAAATCTGAACCAGAGTCAGACTACGGTGATGACATGATTTCTTGCAGTCAGATTGTGTATAATTATAACACAGAAAAGCCTCAAAAG gaCACTGGATGGAAGGCTGCCATTTGCCCAGAGTACTGCCCCAACATGTATGAAGATATGCAGACCCTGGCTAACATGCTTCAGTCTGACATTGGCAGAGATATGCGTGTCCATCACAGCACATTCCTCTGGTTCATCCCCTTTGTTCAGTCCCTTATGGATCTCAAGGACTTGGGTGTAGCCTATATAGTAGAGGTCATCCACTACCTTTGCTCAGAAATCAAAGACATCCTCATCGAACGAATCCAGCAGTGCGACAAAATCTCTGAGTTCTTCCTCCTCATCTTAGTGTCCATTGTTGAGCTACACAGAAGCAAGAAGTGCCTGCACTTGCTGTGGATCAGCTCCCAGGAGTGGGTGGAGGCAGTGGTGAGGTGTGCTACACTTCCCAGCAGAGCCTTCACGCGGTGCAGTGAGAAGGCGCCGGGGCTGTGTGCCAAGGGCTCGGGCGCGGGGCTGTTCCAGGCCCCGAACTCGGTGCAGCACGCCTGCGTGCAGCTCATCCGCAGCCTGCTCAAGGAGGGCTACCAGATCGGCCAGCACGCCCTCTGCAAGCAGTACCTGGACAAACTCAACCTCCTCCTGCGGGGAAATCGAGCTGTGGGGTGGCAGCTGAGCAGCCAGGAAACCCAGGAGTTGCAAACGTGTTTAAAGCAAGTTATAAGAAGTATAAACGGCAAAGCACTGAGCACCTCTTTGGCTGGAGGAAGCAGTTCAAACTCAACAGCTTTGCCAACCATCTCGATAAAACACGAGAGGAATGCATGTGATGATGGATACAAGATGAGTGGACATGAGAGAGAGGACCTTTATTCACCATTTGTCATGTCAAAGGAAGGCAGAGATTGTCAAGAGAACCCTTTCCATAGGAGAAGGAATGCCTGGGAAGAGGAATGCAGAGATGCATCTAGAAGTTCAACAGCTTGCACATCCACAGAAGGCCTCTTGATGCATATTAAAAAGGAACCTGATAACCTGACAGCTCAGGAGTGTATCTTCCCACAGAACTCACTGGCAACAAAAGAAGGTGGGAAAGTTCAGGAAAATAGGAACTATGATCTTGTGGCAGGGAAATGCAATGCGGATGATCAATGCTTTAATTCAAATGCCCAGCATTCAGATTTCAGGAGAGGCAGAGAGTTAGAAATCAAACACGAAGCAGAACCCAGAACGCCACCGCATCTGTCTGCTCAAACTCATCTTGATTCCCTATCTTCAAGGAATTGCAAAAGTATGCAGGAGACAAGTGTAAACAGTGTGTTCCAGTCCACACTGGTCCCTACTAAACAGATATCCAAGGAAGCATCGCTAGATTCCTCTAACTCTAGAAATGAACCTGGggtgcaggggaaggaagaTGACAGTACTTTGCTTTTAGGGCGTAATGACGCCTCACCAAAAAAAGtatcaacagaagaaaaatcagcttcATCGTTGATGTCTTTCTTTAGGAAAAACTCTAACATGCAAACTTCAAACCAGGAGCAGCCTAATTTAAAAGACTTGGATAAATATGACtgcaaaaatcaaatttctgAGACCTGTAGGGATAAAATTTCAGCATATGGTTATTTTCCATTTAGCTCTGAAAACAAGAGGGATATGATCAGGCCACTGTCAGTGAAGCGTGAATCAAGTGACAGGTTGTTTGAGTTTTCGGAATATTTCAAGAGGGAGAACAGTTCAGTGGGGAATAAAGAGGAGGATTCTGTGAAGACGGTTTCTAAAGATGATGCTATATCAGACTCCCAGGTTGATAGAGAGCTCAGTAAATTATCTTTAGCTGCTTATGCCAAAAGCGtcaatttttctgttgtgtCCAGCCAGGAAAGCTCAGCGTGCCACAATGTGTCTGATATTagaaggaaagtgaaaggtACTGTAAGATCTTCCAATGAAGGCCAAAGTACCAGGTGTCCCTGTGGTGCAGATGGCCCTAACAATCAAGTCATTGTAATTTCAGACTCttctgatgaagaaaaaagcGTGTCTGACaaggaggaaacaaaaaccaagaatgaaaatgtgtgtgcagagcagtcttcagcttccagcagcatttcagatAGTGGCACTAAAAGAGAATCAAAGTCTCCAGGCTCTCCCATGTTACTGGATGATTGTGATTCTCAGTACTTTGAATTTGAAACAGAAGCTGAGGTTTTTTCAGCTTGGCAAGATACTCAAGCGTATGCTGTGGAAACAACTCAGGAGTATAAACAAGATCACGTTaaaccagcagctgagaggagtAATTCAGATGAGTTCCAGAACAGTAACTTAGATTTATGGGGTTATGATCTGGATTACTTAAGTGATGACACCATGGAAGAAGCAGCAAGCTCGATAGAAAAGCAGACAGAGGATATTTCTCATCAGAAAGTAGTTGATGATACAAAAGAAGCAACTAATTCAACCTTGCAAGAATCAGTTAGTAAGGAAGATGCAAAAGGTCAGCTGGAGAAATGTGTAGACAAAGGTACTGCTAAAGGCTTCACTCTGGACTCAAAATTGCCTGAACCCAGAGCATCTACATCTCCCCGCTCCTTAGCTTCAAAGTTGGCCCTTAAGAAAAACAGCACAAGCCCACAGAAGGCCACAGCAAAATGTAAATCAGCACCGGCTGTTCAGAGAAGTCCTAAAAAACCTCCAGTTGTTAAAAcagccaaaaataaaacaccactTCAAAGCATGCCAGAGCGTTCTCAGCCTGGCAGGTCAATGCCTGCTGTGGTTCCTCCAAGAAAAGTTCGGCAGagtcctgctccagcatcaACTGTGGAAAAGCTGGGCCTGAAGAAGGGCCCCCGCAAGGCGTTTGACTtgtcccagccctccctggagagcctggctctgctgcgCAGCCACGGCAAAGCTGCAGGCAGAATTGGAgttgcacagaaaaagaagaccCAACAGATCGAGGCTCAGCGTTTGTCTGTGAAACATAATAAAAAACTGCTCATCTGCCAAGACCTTCGCTATTCAAGGGAGGCGAGGTCCAAAAGAAGTGCGAAAACTTCTGCAGGAAGTTTGGAGAGCAGAAACAAAGTTACCAAAGCGGGTGCAAAACCTGTGGAACAAAAGCCTCAAAGTTTTGAATTGGCATCTCTTAAAGAATCTGCTGAAAaccaaagggagaaaaaaagagaagagactgCTTGTCCCTCTGCCAGCGAGAGAAAATTGGAGAGCCTCTCTATGGAGGAGGTGGCAAGTGCCTCTAAAATGCCTCGTTCTTCAGACTGGAACAGAAAATGGGAGGGTAACAGTGTGGTGGTTCCTCCTGTCCCTATGGATTCAAGTCTCTCTTCCACTGCACTTGGAGATGATAAAAATGAGTCTTCAGGAAAAGGTTGCACTGTCCTGCCTGAGTGTGAGGTGAaaacttcaaagcaaaatgGGTGTAAATCAGATGAAAGCAGTGACGAAGGTGATGATAATCTGTTTTTAACTCAGTTAGATCCTGTGGATATGGAGTTATGCTCTCAGGAGGAAAGTGTTCAAGATGCTGCTGTAAGTAGCAAGACCCCAGAGGAAATGGATGTTGATGAAACTCTTCAGCAGAACGAACCCTCAGCTGTTAGGAAATGTAGCTATAAAGACTGTATGGAAAAGGTGGAAGAACCTGGAGAATACTGTAGTAAACACAAAGCCACCAGCCCAGGGGCAGATCACGTGTTTGCCAAGCCTTCTCTCCTGCCACCTAAAATAAGAAAGCCTTCCACTACCAAAATTTTCAGCTCAGCAAGTTCTTCACGGAACGCAGCCTTCAGCAAAGATCTTGAGGATGTCCGAAAGTTACCCCCACCttcaaaaagcaaagtgaaTGCGGCCAAACCGGTGGTAGTCAGGCCACCACTGTATCCAAAACCTGCACCACCAGGAAATCCAACATGCAAATCTCCAAGTTTCAGTAATGTACCTCAAGCCCTCAGTACCAATAATGTTCTCCAGTCACAAAATAGACGCTATGACAATGCTTCAAATATTTCCAGAGGGCCTGGCCGAGAAACCTACTCCTCCTTTCTTGGTGCTCAGCAGCGCGATTACAGCATTTTTGTTAACCAAGTCCTAAAGTGGACTTACGAAATGTTTGCAAACTTCAGCCACTTTGGAACTCCCAAGAATCTTCTGCAGTCCGTAGTAGCCTCTGTTCCTGTCCGATTTCAGGGCTACAATGactattttaatacatttttccccTTGATGATGCTCAATGCCTTTGAAACA CTGGCACAAGAATGGGTAGAAAACCAGAAAGTAAGAGAGAAAAGTTACTGCTTCTACTTACAGAGCTTTTCTGCTGACATGAATACAGCACATTTTACag CTCATTTACGAGAGAGTGATTTGGCAAGGCAGCTTCATCCAAAGGAGGATGACTTAATCCTCTTGGTGGTCCACAAGGAGAAGGACACCTTTGGGGAAGAAAGTGGGATGGAGAACCACAAAGTGAATCATGTTGGCCTTGTGACACGATTTTCTCGTCCATCTGGCTATGCAAATA GACAAAAGGAGCAGCAAACTGCCTGTCATCTTACTGTGCAAACCCGAGGCAATCTGTCGTTCTTCATCCATAAGCAAGTGAAGTGTGTGGTGGTTGGCTCCCTGGTGACCACACACAGAAAGTTCAAAGGtcttctgctgctgagcaggagccCCCTGGCTAAACCCATCATAGATCCAAGTTACAACGATTTCTGTCCCAGAGATCTGCCTGTAGCCTCAGGAAGTGCT GCTTCATGTATGAATGAATACAATGAAGATCAAAAGAGAGCCATTGAGACAGCTTATGCCATGGTAAAGCAACACCCAGGACTTCCCAAAATCTGCCTTATCCATGGACCACCTGGGACAGGGAAATCAAAAACTATTGTAGGACTTCTGTCCCGTGTTTTGAGAGAA AACACTAGGAATGAGAAAACAGCTcgggaaaaaaattccaagattAAGCCAAACCGTTTTCTAGTCTGTGCACCATCAAATGCTGCTCTTGATGAACTCATGAAAAAGATCATCATTGCATTTAAGGAAAAATGCCAAAACAAACAGGAGCCTTTGG GAAATTGTGGTGATATCAAATTAGTGCGACTTGGTGCTGAAAAATCAATCAACAGTGAAGTCCGGGGGTTCAGCCTGGATAAGCAAGTTGAACACAGAATGA AACGAAAGCCAGGTGACTGTGACCAGGATatccagaagaagaaagaagctcTGGATCAGAAGCTGGATATGCTTTCTCGAGAGCGTGCCATGCACAGatgtgagaagagagag AGTCAAATGTTAAATGATGAAATTGGCAGACTTGCAAAGGAGAGACAACAACTTGCTTCTCAGCTAAAGGAG GTTCGGGTGCACTCCCAGAAAGTGCAGGCAGACATCATCCTGGAGTCTGACATCGTCTGCTGCACGCTGAGCACCAGCGGGGGGAGCCTGCTGGAATCGGCCTTCTCACGGAAGGGGCTCGATCCCTTCAGCTGTGTCATCGTGGATGAG GCAGGGCAGTCCTGTGAGGTGGAAACACTGATTCCACTGATCCATCGCTGCAATAAACTTGTCCTTGTTGGAGATCCCAAACAGCTCCCTCCTACTGTCAAATCACTA AAAGCTCAGCAGTATGGCTACGACCAGTCCTTGATGGCCCGTTTGCAGAGGCACCTGGAGGAGCAAGTGCAGAGGGACGTGCTCCGCAGCCTGCCCGTGGTGCAGCTGACCGTGCAGTACAGGATGCACCCGGACATCTGCCTCTTCCCATCCAACTATGTTTATGGCAGGACCCTAAAGACTGCCAA GGCAATAGAGGAGAACAGATGTTCTTCAGATTGGCCATTCCAGCCATACCTGATTTTTGATGTAGCTGATGGTCGTGAGGAGCGAGACAATGA CTCTTACAGCAATCCTCGGGAAGTGAAGCTGGTGATGGAGCTAATTAgaacaattaaagaaaaaaggaaggatcTGGGCGTTCGTCGCATTGGAATAATTACCCCTTACAGtgcccagaaaaagaaaattcaggaaCAACTAGAAAGTGTGTTTAAGAATAACAG CCCGGGAGAAGTGGACACAGTGGATGCGTTCCAGGGCCGGGAGAAGGATTGCATCATCGTGTCCTGTGTGCGGGCAAACAGCTCTGAAGGCTCCACTGTGGCATGTGTGCTGGCCAACAGCACCAAAGGATCCATTGG GTTTCTGGCAAGCCTCCAGCGGCTGAATGTCACCATTACCCGAGCCCGGTTCAGCCTCTTCATCCTGGGCCGGCTGCAGACGCTCATG gaagataaaaacTGGAATAACTTGATTCAGGATGCTCAGAAAAGAGGCGCCATTATCaggacaacagaaaaaaattacaagaaagaGGCTCTGAGGATTTTGAAGCTCAGGCCACCAGGACAgctcccagctgtcccaggagGGACAATATCTTCTGTGGCACAGGCTGGTTCTTCCAGTGGCAAGAGGAGTGAGCCTGGAAATTCTGGGAACAGCCCACGGGAACTTGCTGCTGGCCCTGGCCATGCAGTACCCCAAGGAAGCCGAGGGCCCACACAGCCTCCAGGGACTCCGTCTGCAGATTCCAGGAGGGAAAATGCCCCTGCACCCTCCTGGGCTTCAGCTGCAGATTCCAGGAGGGGAAATGTCCCTGCATcctcaggggctgcagctgcagattCCAGGAGGGGAAATGTCCCTGCATcctcaggggctgcagctgcagattCCAGGAGGGGAAATGTCCCTGCATcctcaggggctgcagctgcagattCCAGGAGGGGAAATGTCCCTGCATcctcaggggctgcagctgcagattCCAGGAGGGGAAATGTCCCTGCATcctcaggggctgcagctgcagattCCAGGAGGGGAAATGTCCCTGCATCCTcagggggctgcagctgcagaattcCAGGAGGGGAAATGTCCCTGCACcctcaggggctgcagctgtAG
- the TTF1 gene encoding transcription termination factor 1 produces MKGKARAGDFQVQDFVKKKKKKKRKHNGYKNKHENAESEEAPELGRASPLLFEDAAAQRGEGRKKKKKLKEKGEKQQALIDNYCVRLEHEMSNGTGAAASPKKKRKRKSNESTDEHSDVTCVPVNQYSTQDCQQDAADYVYFKKAKKKKKAKLPEADEVCELPPSEEHSKGHKEKSKKKRKKRREGSAQDVQKDTDGAAEQSLLSSSEQSRGHRGCPSPVGEDGDCDAASAISEVSMEVPADFSTPSKAAEKTPAHAKKAKKSSTVVMEESSSECDMMTPKPSASNKKKKQKKQNSSFAELAASDEVSLDGEEGLDSVTSSVMDLDTARQELEEFIPHVKNISDSSIKKMAGRDLMRFKEFKKQGIAVKFGRFTQKENKQIQKNVEEFLSLTGIDSAEKLLFTSRYPEDKDTIHRLKTEHHFCEKISEGIPRPWRLIYYRARKMFDPNNYKGRYTKEEKEKLKKYQALHGNDWKKISELMSRSNLSVAMKFSEIKSAINYGPWTKEETQKLMNAVKEVMRRKLKTENPSSLSSLEQSSTDPWIEREKLYQQLPWTEIETKVGSRYWRQCKQKWNSILTSKLTKGQQLYRGSNGLQAKINLIKRLYETKAEDASEVNWDELSNAIGDVPRAYVQAKFYRLKVSSVPLWKRKTFSEIIDYLYEKKLPELEEKLRKKEGKHCSFDNSAASQQQKAFRLSDIFDSSEESD; encoded by the exons atgaaaggcaaagcTCGTGCAGGTGATTTTCAAGTCCAGGATTTTgtcaagaagaagaaaaagaagaagaggaaacacAATGGGTACAAGAACAAACACGAAAATGCTGAAAGTGAAGAGGCTCCAGAGCTCGGCCGCGCTTCCCCGCTGCTGTTTGaagatgcagcagcacagcgtggggagggcaggaaaaagaaaaaaaagctgaaagaaaagggtGAGAAGCAGCAGGCTTTGATAGATAATTACTGTGTGAGACTGGAACATGAAATGAGCAATGGGActggagcagctgcttcccCCAAGAAGAAGAGGAAGCGGAAGAGTAACGAGAGCACTGATGAGCACAGCGATGTCACCTGTGTCCCTGTGAACCAGTACAGCACCCAGGACtgccagcaggatgctgctgattatgtttattttaaaaaagctaagaagaaaaagaaagcaaagctgccTGAAGCGGACGAGGTGTGTGAGCTGCCTCCCTCGGAGGAACACAGCAAGGGCCACAAAGAGAAATccaaaaagaagaggaagaagaggagagaggGCAGTGCTCAGGATGTGCAGAAAGACACAGACGGAGCAGCTGAGCAGTCACTGCTGTCatcctcagagcagagcagggggcaCAGGGGGTGCCCTTCACCTGTAGGCGAGGATGGGGACTGTGATGCTGCTTCTGCCATCAGTGAGGTCTCCATGGAGGTTCCTGCTGATTTTTCTACACCCAGTAAAGCAGCTGAAAAGACTCCAGCACATGCtaaaaaggccaaaaaaagcagcactgttGTCATGGAAGAAAGCTCTTCGGAGTGTGACATGAT GACACCAAAACCCTCGGCatcaaataaaaagaagaagcagaagaagcagaacAGTTCCTTTGCTGAATTGGCAGCCTCTGATGAGGTCAGTCTGGATGGTGAAGAAGGCCTGGACTCTGTCACGTCTTCAGTCATGGATTTGGATACTGCAAGACAAGAACTGGAAGAGTTTATTCCTCATGTGAAGAATATATCAGACAGTTCAATCAAGAAGATGGCTGGAAGAGACCTAATGAGATTTAAGGAGTTTAAAAAACAGG GTATTGCTGTCAAGTTTGGCAGATTTacccagaaggaaaataaacaaatccagaaaaacGTTGAAGAGTTCCTATCACTTACTGGAATAGACAGTGCTGAAAAACTTCTGTTTACCTCGAGGTATCCAGAAGATAAAGACACCATCCATCGCCTGAAAACAGAACAtcatttttgtgaaaaaattt CTGAGGGCATACCCCGACCCTGGAGGCTGATATATTACCGAGCAAGGAAGATGTTTGACCCAAATAATTATAAAGGAAG GTAtactaaggaagaaaaagaaaaattaaagaagtaTCAAGCTCTGCATGGCAATGATTGGAAGAAGATTTCTGAGCTGATGTCCCGTTCTAACCTCTCGGTTGCTATGAAATTCTCTGAAATCAAGTCAG CTATTAATTATGGTCCTTGGACAAAGGAAGAGACCCAGAAGTTAATGAATGCAGTGAAGGAGGTGATGAGGaggaaactgaaaacagaaaatccaaGTTCTCTTTCCTCACTGGAACAGTCAAGCACAGATCCCTGGATTGAACGTGAGAAGCTGTACCAGCAACTGCCATGGACTGAGATTGAAACCAAAGTGGGAAGTCGATATTGGAGACAGTGCAAACAGAAGTG GAATTCAATTTTAACAAGCAAATTGACCAAAGGGCAGCAGTTATATAGAGGGAGCAATGGATTACAGGCCAAGATCAACCTTATTAAAAG GTTGtatgaaacaaaagcagaggaTGCCAGTGAAGTAAACTGGGATGAACTCAGTAATGCTATTGG AGATGTCCCTAGAGCCTATGTTCAAGCAAAGTTTTATAGGCTGAAAGTGTCCTCTGTCCctttatggaaaagaaagacCTTTTCTG AAATTATTGATTATCTGTATGAAAAGAAGCTCCCAGAACTTGAagaaaagttaagaaaaaaggaggggaagcACTGTAGTTTTGACAATTCAGCAGCTAGTCAGCAGCAGAAGGCTTTCAGACTCAGTGACATCTTTGACTCCAGTGAAGAGAGTGATTAA